One Kazachstania africana CBS 2517 chromosome 5, complete genome DNA window includes the following coding sequences:
- the RTT109 gene encoding H3 histone acetyltransferase RTT109 (similar to Saccharomyces cerevisiae RTT109 (YLL002W); ancestral locus Anc_5.217) → MTLRERLQDALPEGHSFELLHLQNIPTEITPIVTASKKYNDATDTSTIKVENFFVLFNNKKAVFAMEVYVYFTLYRQQNEIKGERLLFVSKADTSGYSDVKFSVKSVTTAILSYLLSVDPKAYLTRVKPMTRKYDDLNNELITIKTATQDALRILAKRLRSNGSSVNEKFDKDRLYSSFDFPKDFSTKICLFTRPAPQYLFSKSSENPHKHVLSGEGLLKWWLSILDDIAVNYFTEDTQAKLRIPGEDTKRVQKYLVGTKFQNWSVGDVFANSSNSLAAYAIPLFPDDPKSRFLHELVEENRIKTTSLKSFWIELQERQEFKLSVMVSVIGIIGHTKPFPQSVIRTAETLVTKSKKQFSYIKSYITGEEFNKVEGAHASYQNVKDYYHARLHADLVPLEGKKKSIMCKTNLQSHQPVITMLQPRKKRKQ, encoded by the coding sequence ATGACATTACGTGAACGCCTCCAAGATGCGCTACCTGAGGGCCATTCTTTCGAATTGCTACATTTGCAAAATATTCCAACGGAAATTACGCCAATTGTAACAGCTTCAAAGAAGTATAATGACGCAACTGACACCTCCACTATCAAAGtggaaaatttctttgtcctatttaataataagaaaGCCGTTTTTGCCATGGAAGTTTATGTTTATTTCACTTTATATAGACAACAGAACGAAATCAAAGGTGAGAGATTGCTATTTGTCTCTAAAGCAGATACCAGCGGTTACTCAGATGTAAAATTTAGCGTCAAAAGCGTGACCACAGCCATATTATCATATTTACTTTCGGTTGATCCAAAAGCATATTTAACCAGGGTCAAGCCTATGACACGAAAGTATGACGATCTTAACAATGAACTAATAACCATTAAAACAGCCACGCAAGACGCTCTAAGGATCTTGGCAAAACGATTAAGAAGTAACGGATCATCtgttaatgaaaaatttgataaggATAGGCTATATTCGTCCTTCGATTTCCCTAAAGACTTTTCTACCAAAATCTGCCTCTTTACTAGGCCAGCCCCACAATACCTGTTCTCTAAATCGTCCGAAAATCCACATAAGCATGTTCTTAGCGGTGAAGGGCTACTTAAATGGTGGCTGTCGATACTAGATGATATTGCTGTAAATTACTTCACTGAGGACACACAGGCAAAGCTTAGGATTCCTGGCGAAGATACTAAGAGAGTTCAAAAATACTTAGTTGgtacaaaatttcaaaactgGTCTGTTGGTGATGTATTCGCAAACTCATCCAACTCTTTAGCTGCCTATGCAATACCACTATTCCCAGATGACCCGAAATCACGGTTCTTGCATGAGTTAGTGGAAGAAAACAGAATTAAAACAACCAGTCTGAAAAGTTTTTGGATTGAATTACAAGAAAGACAGGAATTTAAGCTAAGCGTCATGGTTTCCGTCATAGGCATAATAGGTCATACCAAGCCTTTTCCTCAATCAGTTATACGCACCGCTGAAACATTGGtaacaaaatcaaaaaaacaATTTAGCTACATAAAAAGCTACATTACTGGGGAAGAGTTCAATAAGGTAGAAGGAGCTCATGCATCTTATCAAAATGTAAAAGACTATTACCATGCTAGACTCCACGCTGATCTAGTCCCTTTAGAGGGCAAGAAAAAGTCAATTATGTGCAAGACAAACTTACAATCACATCAACCTGTAATAACTATGCTTCAACCACGTAAAAAGCGGAAGCAATAG